Genomic window (Spirosoma sp. KCTC 42546):
GTCGCCCATATTGAACCAAAGTTTCCCGAACTTATCGAGCGTATGCCTGAAAATATAGGGCGATGCGTTTGCTGCTCCAGCAGGTACCTGATTAGCAGGTATCCCCAATTCCCGTTTGAATAGATCATTGTAGAAGTTGCGCTCGTAGGGCACAGCCTTAAACATACTGGGTTTGAGATTGTATTTAAGAATGCCCGTTTTGTTGGTGCCTGCCCACAGCACATCTGAACGGTCGATAAGCAAGCTGCGAAAGACTGACTCTCCAGTCAATGTCGCCAGTACGCTTATTCCTTTTGATTCACTGAACCTACACAGCGTGTTGTATTGATTAAAGTACACATCGCCCTGAGTAGCCACCACCATACAAGCCTGATTCCATTGCTCAGTAGGGCCAGTATGGACAGGTAATGCAAATGACCGAATACGGCCAGACTGGGGAGTCAACATCATGATAGAGTTGCTTAATAGGATAAACAACTCACCATCTGGCCGCAATTTGATCCCTCTGATATCATTATACGGAAGAACATACTGATTGAAACGGGCCGTTCGCGGGTCTAAACGATATAGTCCGGTTCTATTGGACATCCAGATGGTTCCTTGTTTGTCTTGAACGAAAGTGCCGAATTCTGAAAAAGAATCTGGGCTAGCCTGATACGTATAGTGTCGTAAGCGATAGGTATCTGGATCGATACTGGCAACCCTGTTTGAAATAAAACTAAGCCATAAACGGCCCTGTCCATCGAAGTAATGTGCATGGACGATATCCCGACCGAACTGTCGTTTGAAGACAGGTTGCCTGGAAATATTGATGAATTTTTCCGTTACCGGGTCTATAATATCAATGTCATTGTATTCACTGAATACCCATATTCGCCCCCGCTTATCAAGACTCAAACCAGAAAGGCTTAATGATGAAATACCTGGATTACCATCTGTAGTTGGCTGAAACACTTTAAAATGGTTGCCGTCATAGCGGCATAGGCCATCACGAGTAGCCATCCAGATAAAACCCTGACGATCCTGCACAATGGCGGGCACAAAGGCCTGAGGTAAACCTTGTTTGCCGGTAATAAGCTCAGGTTGTGGTAAGGCAACAATCTGGCCATATACTGATAGTCCGCTTATAGGAATAAACGTCAGTAAAAATAGAATTGATAATAAGACTATTTGCCGATAATAAATCAAAACCGGATGCATTTGTCAGATCTGGCAAAAAATATCAAGTATCTGGCTGGGAATTATCCAGTAAAGCAACCAGATAGCTCTAACTTGTTGATAAGTTGATTAGCTTCTCAATAAGGGTATGCAATATAAACATAATCTAAAAATTAGTTTACTATATTTTAGCAGTCTTTAACGGCTTGACTATTAGACCAATAATGATACACATTCGTCTGATAAGAATAGCTAATTTTCGTATTAACATTTGGCATTTGCTGTAGAGGTATACTAAATAAAATTTTATATTATCTTTAATGATTTGATAATCAATCTGTTGAGGATACTTTTAGTTCCGGGAAGGTGGCTGATAACTAGGTTGCAATAGGTGTTTCGATGCATAGGTGCCACACCGTTTGCGCTTTTCACTTGCCCAATCCCGACAGGGAGGCTACTTTTTAGTTACTTTTAACAGCGAAAACATGCCTTAGTTACCCACTTTTGAAGTCCCTATTCCCTTATGCGTTGCTATTCTGCCTTCCCAGGATTACTGATTTTACTAACTGCAACCTGCCTTATAGCCCAGCCAATAGCTAAACCGACCCCCCGTCAACTGGCCTGGCAACCTCTTGAAACTACGGCTTTTCTACACTTCACCGTCAATACATTTACCGATAAAGAATGGGGCGATGGCACCGAAAGCCCAGCTATTTTTAATCCAACCAAACTGGATGCCCGACAGTGGATTAAGGCCCTAAAAGATGCAGGTTTTAAAATGGCCATTATTACAGCCAAGCATCATGACGGTTTCTGCTTGTGGCCATCCAAAATGACCGAGCATTCCGTTAAAAACAGCCCCTGGAAAAATGGAAAAGGCGATGTCGTGCGTGAGGTAGCTGATGCCTGCCGTGAGTTTGGCTTGAAATTCGGCGTGTATCTGTCGCCCTGGGATCGTCATGAACCACGCTATGGCACAGCCGCTTACAACGATTACTATAAAAGCCAGTTGCGCGAATTACTGACTAATTACGGGCCGGTTTCTGAGGTTTGGTTCGATGGGGCGAAGGGTGAAAACGCCAAGGATATGACCTATGATTTCGCGGGTTACTGGGCACTGGTTCGAGAATTACAACCCAATGCGGTCATGTTTTCGGATGCTGGACCCGATGTTCGTTGGGTGGGTAACGAAGCCGGTAACGCGGGCGAAACCTGCTGGTCGACGATCAATACCGATGGGCTGGCTCCGGGTGTAGCCGATTCCAAATACCTGAACCGGGGCGATGCAACGGGTAAACAGTGGGTGCCAGCAGAGACCGACGTATCGATACGGCCGGGCTGGTTTTATCATGCTACGGAGGATGCGAAAGTACGGTCTGGTAAAAATCTGGTGAATCTTTATTATCAGTCGGTGGGGCGGAATAGCTTGTTGCTGCTGAATGTGCCGCCTAATCGTGAGGGCCTTTTTTCAGAGCCAGATCTGGCGAGTTTGAAAGAGTTTCGCAGTATTCTGGACGAAACATTTAAGCAAAATCTGGTGGCTAAGCAGCCCAAGTTGACCGATAAAAAACTTGGCACATTCAAGGCGTTGGCTGCCAATCAACCGCTTATGATTGATCTCAATGGCGAGCAATCGTTTGACCGTATGTCAATTCAGGAGAACATTGCTACGGGCCAGCGTATTGCCAGTGGGCGCGTGGAGTACTGGGATGGTGCGGGCTGGAAACCGCTCCAAACATTCACAACGGTAGGGTATAAACGGCTGCTACGCTTCCCGGCAGTGAAAGCATCGAAGCTACGTTTGTTTATCACAAATGCGAATGGACCGGTGGAACTGGCTGAAGTGGGTGTTTACAAAGCATCGGCGCGGGAAAGCGAGTAACGCGGTGATAGCGCAAACGAGCCGGGCCGTCGTGCGGACGTTCGCGCTATCACTTCCCTGTGCTGGATTGTTTCTAAATTAGCCTTGTTTGATAGCACATATAAACTTTAACAAACTCTTTGCGTTAAGCACGTAAAGAGAAGGGTTTCATGAAATCAATTGTTGCTTTTTTGCTGGCGGGGCTAATTCTGGGGAGCAGTTTGCTGCCTGGCTTTGGCGTTGAGCAGTCGACCAAACTGGTCGAACTGATCCAGCATTACCAGCAACATGAAAAAGCGAGCCCTGGTTTGAGTTTTACCGACTTCATGGTGATGCACTATGGCGAAAACTCAGAGCATCAGAAGCACCCCAATCACAGCCATCACAACCTGCCGTCGGTAGGCCACATGGTTACCGGCTTTACCTCGAACGGCCTTCGGTTGAGTATGTCATCGTACATACCGGTAGTGCTTGCTTCTCAGAAGGCGTTCTCACGCTACACAAATCTCTATTCGTTCCTCTCCGTTTTTTCGCTGATCAATCCGCCCAGACGCTAGTTCTCGCGTACCTGTAGGCCAAATTGCGCCCATTCGGTTGTCCTATTCTGGCTTTATTAGTTCACTTACCTGTTTTCCAGTTGCTGTGTTGCATTCAGTCGGTTCAAAGCCGATTGGATAACAACGTAAAATCTTGTCGCAAGCGTTACGATCTTCCACGTAACGATTCTCTCTTAGTTACTAAGCTATTCTAACCTTCCCTGGGGAGGGATACTTCGTTGACTTATCTCTGAAGTCATTATGCTGAACGCCATTATCCATTTTTCAATTCATAACAAACTCATCATTGGGTTTCTAACACTGGCGCTGGTAGTTTGGGGCGGTTGGTCGGCTACGCAACTGCCGATTGATGCCGTGCCCGACATTACCAACAACCAGGTGCAGGTCATTACCAGCAGCCCATCGCTGGCGGCCGAAGATATCGAACGACTTGTAACCTTTCCAGTCGAAGTAGGGCTTTCCAACATACCCGGTCTCATTGAAATTAGGTCGTTTTCGCGCTTTGGCCTGTCTATCGTAACGGTCGTTTTTAGTGATGCCACCGACGTGTACTGGGCACGACAGCAGATTGCCGAGCGGCTACAGAACGTAACGACCCAGATTCCGCCAGGTGTGGGTACGCCCGCGATGGCCCCCGTAACAACCGGCCTGGGCGAAATTTTCCAATACACCGTCGTACCTAAAAAGGGCTACGAAAGCAAGTATTCTCTCGCCGATCTGCGTACGATTCAGGACTGGATTATCCGCCGGGGACTGCTTGGTACGCCCGGTGTGGCCGATGTTAGTGGGTTCGGTGGCTTGCTTAAACAATACGAAATTGCGGTTGACCCCGACCGACTGCGGAGTATGGGCGTCACCATCAATGACCTGTTCACGGCCCTTCAACAGAACAACCAGAATACGGGCGGTGCCTATATCGACAAGAAACCCAATGCTTTCTTTATCCGCTCTGATGGCCTGATTGGCTCCACCGATGACATTGCCAACATCATGGTGCGGCTGAATGACCAGCACTTGCCCGTTCGGGTGCGCGATGTGGCTCAGGTGCGGATGGGGTCGGCGGTGCGCTATGGGGCCGTAACACGCAACGGACAGGGCGAAACCGTTGGGGCAATTGTGATGATGATCAAAGGCGGAAACTCGTCGGAAGTGATCAAGGATGTAAAAAACAAGATCGCTGAAATCAGAAAAACACTGCCTGAAGGTGTCCAGATTATACCGTTTCTGGATCGAACCAAAATGGTCAACAGCGCAATCGGTACGGTTGAACGCAACCTGCTGGAAGGGGCCATTATCGTCATTTTCGTGCTGGTACTACTGCTGGGAAATTGGCGGGCGGGCGTGGTGGTGGCATCGGTTATTCCGCTGGCGTTGCTCTTCGCTATTTCAATGATGAATCTCTTTGGCGTATCGGGCAACTTGATGAGCCTTGGCGCTATCGACTTCGGCCTGATTGTCGATGGGGCCGTTATTATTGTAGAAGCCACCCTGCACCACATTCTCCTGCGCAATAAGGACCAGACCCTCACGCAGGAGCAAATGGATGATGAAGTGTTCGGAGCTGCCAGCCGGATTCGGTCGTCGGCCGCTTTTGGAG
Coding sequences:
- a CDS encoding alpha-L-fucosidase; this translates as MRCYSAFPGLLILLTATCLIAQPIAKPTPRQLAWQPLETTAFLHFTVNTFTDKEWGDGTESPAIFNPTKLDARQWIKALKDAGFKMAIITAKHHDGFCLWPSKMTEHSVKNSPWKNGKGDVVREVADACREFGLKFGVYLSPWDRHEPRYGTAAYNDYYKSQLRELLTNYGPVSEVWFDGAKGENAKDMTYDFAGYWALVRELQPNAVMFSDAGPDVRWVGNEAGNAGETCWSTINTDGLAPGVADSKYLNRGDATGKQWVPAETDVSIRPGWFYHATEDAKVRSGKNLVNLYYQSVGRNSLLLLNVPPNREGLFSEPDLASLKEFRSILDETFKQNLVAKQPKLTDKKLGTFKALAANQPLMIDLNGEQSFDRMSIQENIATGQRIASGRVEYWDGAGWKPLQTFTTVGYKRLLRFPAVKASKLRLFITNANGPVELAEVGVYKASARESE